One window of Phycisphaeraceae bacterium genomic DNA carries:
- a CDS encoding glycosyltransferase family 4 protein: MNIALISREFPPFFGGGIGTYTEQAAVALADAGHRVVVVTMSQDGCESRVAHAADSRILVVRLPLIVGDDWSCPAPSIDGPITRACFSHLGPWSIFSRQVADALPGLVGEHAIDVVEGPECGAILWWTLNQRRLGAEVARRADGASPLYVVQLHSPNAWIDEQNRESPPNRAALELRRAERESAMWADLVIAPSVDLATWARERWGIGSVENVPYPLGSIGVKSERRLDGGGRVDGEMGGLRCLMIGRAEPRKGVDVLVRAIAIACRRGIDVSAEIAGQDTRDWRTGAWFAQRCMSTMLPAEMRARVSHLGKLDRARLDDARQRADVCVAPGAVDNFPYAVVESMAKGLPVIAPAVGGIAELVREGIEGHIFVPHDPGSLAEAMSRHAALSCEQRARMGEASSARVAWFCGNGRAVSVRERVFGEAIRRGVREEARSVRDVRHIGGDASLLAGVVRRGVADFAIGWERARDGMVMPFGTPTLETLAASPPIRGSLAARADFFDRYREETGNEDPTSDEMACWLVQHGATGAVDPSVVTEVGSCDEVECEERPILIDERAFRSVVPLRMARRNLPLPWVLAPARPGVTGLPMPPDRSG; the protein is encoded by the coding sequence GATTCTGGTTGTCCGGCTGCCACTCATCGTCGGCGATGACTGGTCTTGTCCCGCGCCATCGATCGACGGGCCGATCACGCGGGCGTGTTTCTCGCACCTCGGTCCGTGGAGCATCTTCAGCAGGCAGGTGGCGGACGCGCTGCCGGGGCTTGTCGGGGAGCATGCGATCGATGTGGTTGAGGGTCCTGAGTGCGGGGCGATCCTGTGGTGGACGCTCAACCAGCGTCGGCTCGGTGCGGAGGTGGCGCGGCGTGCGGATGGTGCGAGCCCGCTGTACGTGGTGCAGTTGCATTCTCCGAATGCGTGGATCGATGAGCAGAACCGGGAGTCTCCGCCGAACCGTGCGGCACTCGAGCTGCGACGGGCGGAGCGTGAGTCTGCGATGTGGGCCGACCTGGTGATCGCTCCGTCTGTTGATCTTGCCACGTGGGCTCGAGAGAGGTGGGGGATCGGATCTGTCGAGAACGTGCCGTATCCGCTTGGTTCGATCGGTGTGAAGAGCGAGCGGCGACTCGACGGGGGAGGGCGTGTCGATGGGGAGATGGGTGGGCTTCGGTGCCTGATGATCGGAAGAGCGGAGCCCCGAAAGGGGGTTGACGTTCTGGTACGAGCGATCGCGATTGCCTGCAGGCGCGGGATCGATGTCTCCGCAGAGATTGCGGGGCAGGATACGAGGGATTGGCGCACGGGTGCGTGGTTCGCGCAGCGGTGCATGAGCACGATGCTCCCTGCGGAGATGAGGGCGCGGGTGTCTCACCTCGGGAAGCTGGACCGAGCACGGCTTGATGATGCACGCCAGAGGGCGGATGTGTGCGTTGCGCCGGGTGCGGTTGACAACTTTCCGTATGCCGTTGTGGAGTCGATGGCGAAGGGGTTGCCGGTGATTGCGCCGGCGGTCGGGGGCATCGCGGAACTTGTGCGAGAGGGGATTGAGGGACACATCTTTGTTCCCCATGACCCGGGCTCGCTCGCAGAGGCGATGTCGAGGCATGCCGCACTCTCGTGCGAGCAGCGGGCACGGATGGGGGAGGCATCGTCGGCGCGTGTGGCGTGGTTCTGCGGCAATGGGAGGGCGGTGTCTGTCCGCGAGCGGGTCTTCGGCGAGGCGATCCGACGTGGAGTCCGCGAGGAAGCGCGGAGCGTGCGTGATGTGCGGCATATCGGGGGAGATGCCTCGCTGCTTGCGGGTGTCGTCCGCAGGGGTGTGGCTGACTTTGCGATCGGGTGGGAGCGGGCGCGAGACGGGATGGTCATGCCGTTCGGTACGCCCACGTTGGAGACCTTGGCAGCATCGCCACCGATCCGCGGCTCTCTTGCCGCGAGGGCGGATTTCTTTGACCGGTACAGGGAAGAGACCGGCAACGAGGATCCGACTTCTGATGAGATGGCGTGTTGGCTCGTTCAGCACGGAGCGACGGGCGCGGTCGATCCGAGTGTTGTGACGGAGGTTGGGTCGTGCGACGAGGTGGAGTGTGAGGAGCGCCCGATTCTGATCGATGAGCGTGCGTTTCGCTCGGTCGTTCCGCTGCGGATGGCACGACGGAATCTCCCGCTGCCGTGGGTGCTCGCGCCCGCGAGGCCGGGTGTTACGGGCTTGCCGATGCCGCCTGATCGTTCGGGATGA
- a CDS encoding ABC transporter ATP-binding protein, translating to MTSHPSPDQSIVGPSIVNGATGDPSAPVAADEPDQPIVLEAHGLTKRFKIYKKPADRLVEWATLGRSQRHKPFVAVDDVSFSLKKGRCLGLVGANGAGKSTLLKMLTGVLRPSAGSYRIRGRVLSLLELSAGLDGEMTGRENIRSMATLLNFPREFAAQRTPEIQAFSELGEFFDRPVRQYSTGMRARLGFSMYACFRPDIFIVDEVLSVGDVFFRQKCATRMRQLLEEGMTMMFVSHDAQAVLNLCDEAILLQKGRMVFHGPPEEVMRRHHSSLSQPVKWTRKRSQNAAQSPAEARSLSREESQLVGADIIGARHDHRHGTGEGRIIACRVTDSQNRDTTTIAIDEKLTFHILVEADRAVERPSVGLQLYDRLNNLVFAAATAQLRHKLPPLSPGQRMVVSLTLSLSVKEGAYTFGLSLAEPGADGSSQPTYLDCLDLLGPLEVSTPADQKRTFFGIARLPMSAHHALIPNDQAASASP from the coding sequence GTGACATCCCACCCGAGCCCAGATCAATCGATCGTTGGTCCATCCATCGTCAACGGGGCCACCGGCGATCCCTCCGCCCCGGTCGCGGCCGACGAACCGGACCAACCCATCGTCCTCGAAGCGCACGGGCTTACGAAGCGTTTCAAGATCTACAAGAAACCCGCGGACCGACTCGTGGAATGGGCGACGCTCGGCCGCTCCCAGAGACACAAGCCATTCGTCGCGGTGGATGACGTCTCGTTCTCACTGAAAAAAGGCCGATGCCTCGGGCTCGTCGGCGCGAACGGCGCAGGCAAGAGCACCCTCCTCAAGATGCTGACAGGCGTCCTCCGCCCGTCCGCAGGTTCCTATCGCATCCGCGGCCGCGTGCTCTCGCTCCTCGAACTCAGCGCAGGTCTCGACGGCGAGATGACAGGGCGAGAGAACATCCGGAGCATGGCGACGCTCCTCAACTTCCCGCGCGAGTTCGCCGCCCAGCGCACGCCCGAGATCCAGGCGTTCTCAGAACTCGGCGAGTTCTTCGATCGCCCCGTCCGCCAATACTCGACCGGCATGCGCGCACGCCTCGGCTTCTCGATGTACGCGTGCTTCCGTCCCGACATCTTCATCGTGGACGAGGTGCTCTCGGTCGGCGACGTCTTCTTCCGGCAGAAGTGCGCGACCCGCATGCGCCAGCTCCTCGAAGAAGGCATGACGATGATGTTCGTCAGCCACGATGCACAGGCCGTGCTCAACCTCTGCGATGAGGCAATCCTCCTCCAGAAAGGCCGGATGGTCTTCCACGGACCGCCCGAAGAGGTCATGCGCCGCCACCACTCATCGCTCTCTCAGCCGGTGAAGTGGACCAGAAAGCGGTCCCAGAATGCCGCCCAAAGCCCGGCTGAAGCCAGATCCCTCTCCCGTGAAGAGAGCCAACTGGTCGGAGCCGACATCATCGGTGCCCGCCACGATCATCGCCACGGCACCGGAGAAGGCCGGATCATCGCCTGCCGCGTCACAGACAGCCAGAACCGCGACACGACGACGATCGCCATCGACGAGAAACTGACGTTCCACATTCTCGTCGAGGCCGACCGCGCCGTCGAACGACCGAGCGTCGGTCTTCAGTTGTACGACCGCCTGAACAATCTCGTCTTCGCCGCCGCCACCGCCCAGCTTCGGCACAAACTCCCACCCCTCTCCCCGGGTCAGCGCATGGTCGTCTCTCTCACCCTTTCACTCTCCGTGAAAGAGGGCGCGTACACCTTCGGGCTCTCGCTGGCTGAGCCCGGGGCCGACGGTTCCAGCCAACCAACATACCTCGACTGCCTCGATCTCCTCGGGCCTCTCGAGGTCTCAACTCCCGCCGATCAGAAGCGGACGTTCTTCGGCATCGCACGCCTCCCCATGAGCGCGCACCACGCCCTCATCCCGAACGATCAGGCGGCATCGGCAAGCCCGTAA
- a CDS encoding VWA domain-containing protein: MTFLAPTSAILAAAIGLSLLIALSLLRLRRRPVWVASTLFWESSARDLEVNVPLRMLRASWLLLLHALAIGLLAAAIGRPISQGGEESATRVVFLIDRSASMGAMDHVESSGGRTTRLRGAVELARRSIRDLGRGDRSAAAIVVFGASPVMLSEFTSDRRLLERALDQITPTHEDDRGLGAAMELVRAMIADDGDESAPPARVVVISDGAPAPVEGAAIPGAVIEFQRVGPDPGILADNVGIVALAARRSADMPSRIRVFARVLSSADVRRDVIVTFRAGDDVVVSRAVTIEPRAGAQPEASVVADIDIASDALITVRIERADVLEADNEASIWVRASRPLRIMLVTPSGDPDADGAWPLLDVLTELPRATTRVVSAVAWNALAGTRDDAELFADLVVLSAVEPWWARARAIGVPVLAFGVLPPDPLVQLEREGPTGSRIIAWDREHLLTRHVAFDTVLASQMPRYEYSSGARVDPIVWSDAGIAVSASEAGAGRWVAVSFPVASSNWPLQPSWPLFVENAVDWLTRRTERESGRVWSAGEPISLSVPSRGATYVFRPPGASEGRRVSSDRSGDVSIPAQPLAGVYQLASEQDGESHPVPVAVLKGDETLCRTSDRLSIGSQPVEASSASETRRELWPWFVGALLVVLTLEWMVFASRSRIS; the protein is encoded by the coding sequence GTGACGTTTCTTGCTCCGACCAGCGCGATTCTCGCGGCGGCGATCGGCCTTTCGCTGTTGATCGCGCTCTCGCTGCTGCGCCTGAGGCGACGCCCCGTGTGGGTTGCGTCGACGCTTTTCTGGGAGTCATCGGCGCGGGACCTTGAGGTCAATGTGCCGCTCCGCATGCTTCGGGCTTCTTGGCTGCTGCTGTTGCACGCTCTGGCGATCGGTCTGCTTGCGGCGGCGATCGGGCGCCCGATCTCTCAGGGCGGTGAGGAGTCGGCGACGCGTGTTGTGTTCTTGATCGACCGATCGGCCTCGATGGGTGCGATGGACCATGTCGAATCGTCGGGGGGGCGGACAACCCGGCTGAGGGGGGCGGTCGAGTTGGCGAGGCGTTCGATCCGTGACCTCGGACGGGGTGACCGATCAGCGGCGGCGATCGTGGTGTTTGGCGCGAGTCCGGTGATGCTCTCGGAGTTCACGTCGGACCGGCGGCTGCTTGAGCGTGCTCTTGACCAGATCACACCGACGCATGAGGATGATCGGGGCTTGGGCGCGGCGATGGAGCTGGTCCGTGCGATGATCGCGGACGACGGGGATGAGTCTGCGCCTCCGGCACGCGTTGTGGTCATCAGCGACGGCGCGCCAGCTCCGGTTGAGGGTGCTGCGATTCCGGGCGCGGTCATTGAGTTTCAGAGGGTCGGGCCAGATCCCGGGATCCTGGCTGACAACGTGGGGATCGTCGCGCTCGCGGCGCGTCGCTCGGCCGACATGCCTTCGCGGATCCGCGTCTTTGCGCGGGTGCTGAGTTCTGCGGATGTCCGGCGTGATGTGATCGTCACCTTTCGCGCCGGAGACGATGTTGTTGTGAGCCGGGCGGTGACGATCGAGCCCCGAGCGGGGGCTCAGCCGGAGGCCTCTGTGGTTGCGGATATCGACATCGCTTCGGATGCTCTGATCACTGTTCGGATCGAGAGGGCCGACGTGCTTGAGGCCGACAATGAGGCGTCCATCTGGGTTCGGGCGTCGCGACCGCTGCGGATCATGCTTGTGACGCCGTCGGGTGACCCTGATGCGGATGGTGCGTGGCCGCTCTTGGATGTGCTGACGGAGTTGCCGCGTGCGACGACACGTGTGGTTTCTGCGGTGGCGTGGAACGCGCTGGCCGGCACACGTGATGATGCGGAACTGTTCGCGGATCTTGTTGTGCTTTCGGCGGTCGAGCCGTGGTGGGCTCGTGCGAGAGCGATCGGCGTGCCGGTGCTCGCGTTTGGTGTGCTGCCGCCTGATCCGCTTGTGCAGCTCGAACGAGAAGGGCCTACCGGGAGCAGGATCATCGCTTGGGACCGCGAGCACTTGCTGACACGTCACGTCGCTTTTGACACGGTGCTGGCATCGCAGATGCCGCGGTACGAGTATTCGAGCGGGGCAAGGGTTGACCCGATCGTCTGGAGCGATGCGGGGATCGCGGTCAGTGCGTCGGAGGCGGGAGCCGGTCGTTGGGTGGCGGTTTCGTTTCCTGTGGCGTCTTCCAACTGGCCGCTTCAGCCGTCGTGGCCGCTGTTTGTGGAGAATGCGGTCGACTGGCTGACGCGCCGGACCGAGCGCGAGTCCGGCCGGGTGTGGTCTGCCGGTGAACCGATTTCTCTGTCGGTGCCTTCGCGGGGCGCGACATATGTGTTTCGGCCACCGGGAGCATCTGAGGGAAGGCGGGTTTCTTCGGATCGCTCAGGTGATGTTTCGATTCCGGCCCAGCCGCTTGCGGGCGTGTACCAGTTGGCATCGGAACAGGATGGGGAGTCTCACCCTGTTCCGGTTGCAGTGTTGAAGGGGGATGAGACGCTGTGCCGCACGAGCGATCGCCTCTCGATCGGCTCGCAGCCGGTAGAGGCATCGTCGGCGTCGGAGACACGTCGCGAGCTGTGGCCGTGGTTTGTCGGCGCGTTGTTGGTGGTTCTGACGCTTGAGTGGATGGTGTTCGCGTCGCGATCGCGGATCTCTTGA